The proteins below are encoded in one region of Acidobacteriota bacterium:
- a CDS encoding S8 family serine peptidase, protein MKKSFNVFFALLLIFSLAAYAGPQKIGEKEFIYKDGKWFQKDAGQFYEVIPDIISVRFLPEVGNFATFVRMLKENNIDTSWMNELRIVNVNDLGIYDLKLSPEVDLFDIIEKFTVTGLVKYAEPQTMGRWEVTPNDTRFGEQWGLHNTGQSGGKVDGDIDAPEAWDTETGNPMIVPAIVDSGTDIDHTDLVDNLWKNEDEIPGNGKDDDANGYVDDYDGWDFEGNDGDPRSTNSHGTQVAGIVAARTNNGTGVAGVAGGFYSDGASMMPLKVGTSAPNGSVLDDAIIYAADNGAHIITMSLSVGQTQAIDDALDYAYNQKGVFIDCASGNNGSSVSYPARNPNVMAVAATDRYDNRAYYSNPGPEIEVAAPGSDILSTTIGNNYGSGSGTSFAAPHVAGTAGLLFSYNNSLTNVDVRQILKDSADDIDAPGFDNNTGYGRINAWKALDMAPPPVPGIKDYPNQDIPVTGTVTNSYAALGASDNFYESITEIQQPKSGSAKARKSLLEHKWKINVTGGSKVYFRVEAYHTANSEGDDFVFAYSTDNVTYTDMLTVSKTSDDGKLQSYALPSALSGTIYIRVMDKNRTKGYFKTDTISIDEMFIESIP, encoded by the coding sequence ATGAAAAAATCTTTTAATGTCTTCTTTGCCCTTTTATTGATATTTTCGCTGGCTGCCTACGCCGGTCCCCAGAAAATTGGTGAGAAGGAGTTCATCTATAAGGATGGAAAATGGTTTCAGAAGGATGCCGGGCAGTTTTATGAGGTCATCCCTGACATCATCTCCGTCCGGTTCCTTCCCGAGGTCGGAAACTTCGCCACATTCGTCAGGATGCTGAAGGAAAACAACATCGATACGTCATGGATGAATGAGTTGCGTATAGTGAATGTGAACGACCTTGGAATCTACGATCTGAAGCTCTCACCTGAAGTTGATTTGTTTGACATCATCGAGAAGTTCACCGTGACGGGACTGGTGAAGTATGCAGAGCCACAGACGATGGGCCGATGGGAGGTTACTCCTAATGACACAAGGTTCGGCGAGCAATGGGGACTCCACAATACTGGACAGTCCGGGGGGAAAGTGGACGGCGATATCGATGCTCCGGAAGCCTGGGACACCGAAACGGGAAATCCCATGATCGTCCCTGCCATCGTTGATAGCGGTACGGACATCGACCATACGGACCTGGTCGACAATCTCTGGAAGAACGAGGATGAGATCCCCGGCAATGGCAAGGATGATGATGCCAATGGCTATGTTGACGATTACGATGGCTGGGACTTCGAAGGAAACGATGGCGATCCAAGGAGCACGAATAGTCATGGAACGCAGGTCGCAGGAATAGTCGCAGCCAGGACGAACAACGGGACCGGAGTGGCTGGAGTGGCTGGAGGCTTTTACAGCGACGGTGCCAGCATGATGCCGCTGAAGGTGGGAACGAGCGCGCCGAACGGATCAGTCCTCGATGACGCCATCATCTACGCGGCTGACAATGGGGCGCATATCATCACCATGAGTCTTTCCGTCGGGCAGACGCAGGCGATCGATGATGCGCTGGACTATGCCTACAATCAGAAAGGAGTTTTCATCGACTGCGCTTCCGGGAACAACGGATCTTCCGTTTCCTATCCTGCCAGAAATCCAAACGTCATGGCGGTTGCCGCCACGGACAGGTATGACAACAGGGCTTATTACTCCAATCCTGGACCGGAGATCGAGGTCGCGGCCCCCGGTTCTGACATCCTTAGCACGACGATAGGAAACAACTATGGTTCAGGAAGCGGAACATCTTTTGCGGCTCCACATGTTGCTGGCACGGCTGGTCTTCTCTTTTCTTACAACAACAGCTTAACCAACGTCGATGTCAGGCAGATACTAAAAGATTCCGCCGATGATATCGATGCTCCCGGATTCGACAACAACACCGGTTACGGCAGAATCAATGCCTGGAAAGCCCTCGACATGGCTCCCCCGCCAGTCCCCGGAATTAAGGACTATCCCAATCAGGACATCCCTGTGACCGGCACCGTTACCAATTCTTATGCTGCTCTTGGTGCAAGTGACAATTTCTATGAATCAATCACCGAAATTCAGCAACCAAAATCGGGGAGTGCAAAGGCAAGGAAGAGCCTTCTCGAACACAAGTGGAAGATCAACGTGACGGGTGGGAGCAAGGTCTACTTCCGGGTGGAGGCCTATCACACTGCAAACTCTGAAGGAGACGACTTTGTCTTTGCTTACTCGACCGATAACGTTACCTACACGGATATGCTCACGGTCTCCAAGACATCGGATGATGGAAAGCTCCAGTCCTACGCTCTTCCATCAGCGCTGAGCGGCACAATATATATTAGAGTCATGGATAAAAACCGGACAAAAGGCTACTTCAAGACGGATACAATCTCCATCGACGAGATGTTCATCGAATCCATCCCTTGA